ATCTATCTTGCTTATGTCAAAATCAGCATAACTGCAATTGCTTACAGCAGCATTGCCACTGAGGTAAATATAAAACAACTAGGGTACTTCATTACCTGTCAATAttcatttcaacaaaaaagaagccaATGTAAAAGGACAGGCTTACAACACTTCCAAATTGAATATGTTTAATGTCAAAGTGATTATTAATTGAAGCAATGTTCAAAACATTAACATGTTCTCACGTGCAGGAGTAAAGTGTGTAAGAGAGAGATGCATCCAGTAGAACTAAACCCAATTTGATCATCTGCTTCGTTAGTTAGAAAATTCCAAGATggcccaaaagaaaaatgtacgACTGTTTGGCATGCAGATAAAGAATCCGTGATCAATAACACATTACAACTCAAAGGCGGTAAATGAATCATTGAAATTCAACCCACTACAAAGATCTCAGCTAACAATGATGAATGAAAGGGGGAAAGGGAATAGAGAACTCACCCATAGACAGTAACCCATTCCTCCTCGTTGAGTTTTCCTGCAGGCAAGCAATTCCTCTGCACCTCCGGTCTGGCAACTTCCCTTGGGGTTTGAAGTGTGATCAATGCACCTGGTTGAATCACACCTTCAACTGGTGAACTTTTTCCCTTATCTTCCTGCTCGCTGCCACCACCTTTTGGTGTTGACCACCAACTAAAGCCAGCTGATGCCTGCCGGCTTTGTTGGCCACTAATTGGTGTGTGTGAAGTGCTGGCATTTGACTTGCTTTTCATCGGCGAAGAGAAGTCGTGACTTTGGATAGGGGTCATCGGGTCTGATTTAACTTCTGGTGAAACAGGATAATCAGGAATCCCAGATTCAGGAGAAAAATCAGAGCCCGAACGGTCTTCCAATGTAAAAACCGGAGGAGGGGGTAGATCTGAGTTTCCAAAATTCTCCCGCCATAAAGCAGAAACAGCAGCTGCCTGGCCTGGAGTTGAAAATTTCCCTCTGCGCGTCGAAACAGGAGATGCTAAATCTTGGTAGAACAACGACTGCCTCCCAGAATTGGAAGTTCTATGCACAGTGGTGTTCATGACTTAGAAGAGAGAGATATCTCAACTGCATACGAACATATAATCAGTTTTACCTCGAACAAAATAGATTTGAGAAATGAACGTTAAATTCAAACTAAACCGCTAAGCAATCTCTGTACAGAGTAGACCATCACATGGTGTAATAAAATCTCCAAGGTCACAGACGAGTAAATTCAATTAAAGAACTAGCAGATGCAGTGGGGAACCTAGGTTCCATAACGAACTCCACTAACACGATTCTGAGGAAGCAGTCTagaacttcaaaataaatatagaaacgATTCTGAGAAAGCTCATAAGAATAAagctcgaaaaaaaaaaccccagaTTAGCCATTTCGAAAAATTTACAGCCTTGATCTACGTTCATCCGCTGGGAAAACGCGGGAAATATCAACTCAACCAAGCTAAGCTTCCGAAAATTCTCAGAAATCAAACAAGTAGAACTTCAAATTCACAAAATATCATTCCATTCATCCGTCGTGATTCTCtcaaaaatacaaataacaCAATAGTGCAATTCCAGTCTACGAAGTTCAGAAGGGAAAACGCAATGAGAAAATGGATGAGAGATTGGGATAATCACCTTCAGAAACTGCTCGAGCTCTGCTTCTAACTGATCGATTGGATTGGAGAATTTGAGATGCGAGGGGCCTTGggaatttgattttcaattcgGGATTTTTCCCTCCCGAAAGTATTTTAGAATGAAACGCCCAAATCGAACGAAAAGACGTAAGAAAgttcgaaaccctaatcctcaaaCTTCGTCCAGTGGGCAATACGGTTTGGCGGTGCGATTTGGAGTggacatttcaaattaaaatttctcatttatttatatatatatatataatttttaatttttttttccctaaactGTATAAAATACCTTTCCAACTTCAAAAGTATACtgaactattattattttatttcaaaaataccctcaaCGAACAGGTACATCCATGATGATCTCTCCTTTGAAGATGAGAAAGTTTgttaatgtaacgacccagatccac
The nucleotide sequence above comes from Cucurbita pepo subsp. pepo cultivar mu-cu-16 unplaced genomic scaffold, ASM280686v2 Cp4.1_scaffold000608, whole genome shotgun sequence. Encoded proteins:
- the LOC111785634 gene encoding nuclear pore complex protein NUP35-like translates to MNTTVHRTSNSGRQSLFYQDLASPVSTRRGKFSTPGQAAAVSALWRENFGNSDLPPPPVFTLEDRSGSDFSPESGIPDYPVSPEVKSDPMTPIQSHDFSSPMKSKSNASTSHTPISGQQSRQASAGFSWWSTPKGGGSEQEDKGKSSPVEGVIQPGALITLQTPREVARPEVQRNCLPAGKLNEEEWVTVYGFSPADTNLVLREFEKCGEILKHVPGPRDANWMHILYKNRSGAHKALSKNGIQINGMLIVGVKPVDPIDRQTLDEKLNNPGFMVLPPVSSRTAELATRGGPVRPYNFQNGNSYARQSGGTTIASPSKSLVSKVMDLMFGV